From the genome of Streptomyces sp. NBC_00523:
CAGAGCGTCTACCGCGCGATGCGCCGCGAGCACGGCCCCGTCGTCCCCGTAGAACTGCTCGGCGGCTTCCCGGCCTGGCTGGTCATCGGCTACCGGGAGCTCCACCGGGTCACCAGCGACGGCGAGTTGTACCCGCGCGACGTCGGCCTGTGGAACCAGTGGCCGAACGTCCCCGACGACTGGCCCCTGCTGCCGATGGTCGGGCGGCCCCTGCCGTCCATCTACTTCAGCGCGGGCAAGGAGCACCTGCGGCACGCCCGCATGGTCACCCCCGCCCTCGAAGGCGCCGACCCCTTCCGCATCCGGCAGCACTGCGAGCAGCTGGCCGACCGGCTGATCGACGCGGTGTGCTCCCGGGGCACCGCCGACCTCGTCGCCGAGTTCTGCGAACCGCTGCCCGTGCTCGTCCTCGCCCGGCTCGTCGGATTCCCCGACGAGGAGGGAGCCGACATCGCGCGCGTACTGAAGGACCTCGCGGACGGCGGGCCGGAGGCACAGAGCGCCCATCTGCGGTTCGGCGAGCACATGGCCCGCCTGCTCGCCGCGAAACGGGCCGAGCCGGGGGACGACGTGACCTCCCGGATGCTCGAATACCCCGAGGAGTTCACCGACGAGGAGTACACGCTCGACCTGATGGCCATCACGGCCGCCGGACACCTGCCGACCGCCGACTGGATCAGCAACTCGGTCCGGCTGATGCTCACCGAGGACGAGTTCGCCGACTCCATGGCCGGCGGCCGGCGCAGCATCG
Proteins encoded in this window:
- a CDS encoding cytochrome P450 gives rise to the protein MTRPSPAESAPVSPDAPSGCPAHAGAVPLWGPGFQAEPQSVYRAMRREHGPVVPVELLGGFPAWLVIGYRELHRVTSDGELYPRDVGLWNQWPNVPDDWPLLPMVGRPLPSIYFSAGKEHLRHARMVTPALEGADPFRIRQHCEQLADRLIDAVCSRGTADLVAEFCEPLPVLVLARLVGFPDEEGADIARVLKDLADGGPEAQSAHLRFGEHMARLLAAKRAEPGDDVTSRMLEYPEEFTDEEYTLDLMAITAAGHLPTADWISNSVRLMLTEDEFADSMAGGRRSIGEAMNEVLWEDTPTQILAGRWAARDTQLGGQRVKAGDMLLLGLGAANTDPLIRQGVSGGPGPAQGGNGAHLAFSHGEYRCPFPAQEIAEIIARTGIEVLLDRLPDLRLDVAVEDLVRRPSPFLRGNTTLPVRFTPVRTTGEFS